A stretch of Microbulbifer bruguierae DNA encodes these proteins:
- a CDS encoding EAL domain-containing response regulator: MSSDNTIRLLLIHDAPNEAQRLVSMLHNAGRPNRAQHVASEAALTKLLQEHTWDLLIAAEQSNQLEAASAIRTINKLQKDVPTILLSERGGAQAVVEGLKVGARDVVTVDEDQHLLLVIQRELTALEERRKARLHDRRYHATLNRTKELLDSSKDAIAYISDGLIVYANDSFAERFGYKDRDDVEYQPLIDMLTDGEQEDAREFLRQCAIRNNEVEAQEWQFTAKTTGGTPLPTKAEVLTTVYDEERCLQVRIAASSGSTEELEAQLTEAKFRDAATGLYNRQRFVQLLESAIQSAAGSQRTGGLMYIEIDRFEESVQQILGVAGVDDLHKKLAELLQGNVRRGDVIARYGENSYCLLMPETTPDSAEARARELLQKIADTIFEAAGKTLHITASIGISLLSETSGNADKVLEQATKAHQQSLTNASGNSFTLYEPDSQQQDDADTYHRARVTQALEAGNLKLLYQPILSLQGSGEKIYEVLVRLVDGKEELSPIAFLEALGDAGLSTKMDRWVILRAIKAAAAQIAKGVEVSLILHLTAASLTDSSLPAWLGVAFKASKVPPKAVTFQLRAEDINSNLHASRDFANLVQDMGCRVAVCHFGTGLSPFKALEHVKVDIAKIDASFVREVQDEGEDSETLLKLVGQLKTIDTQVIVPHIEQASMLPTLWQSGTDYIQGYYVQPPGDDMDFDFSLD; this comes from the coding sequence ATGAGCAGCGACAACACCATCCGCCTTCTACTGATCCACGATGCCCCCAATGAAGCCCAGCGCCTGGTAAGCATGCTGCACAACGCCGGCCGACCGAACCGCGCCCAGCACGTCGCCAGTGAGGCGGCCCTGACCAAACTCCTGCAGGAACACACCTGGGATCTACTGATTGCCGCAGAGCAGAGCAACCAGCTGGAAGCCGCCAGTGCTATCCGCACCATTAACAAATTGCAGAAAGACGTACCCACCATCCTGCTCAGTGAGCGCGGTGGCGCCCAGGCAGTGGTTGAAGGCCTCAAGGTGGGCGCACGCGATGTCGTCACCGTGGACGAAGACCAGCACCTGCTACTGGTGATCCAGCGTGAACTCACCGCCCTGGAAGAGCGTCGCAAAGCGCGCCTGCACGACCGCCGCTACCACGCCACTCTGAACCGCACCAAAGAATTGCTGGACAGTTCCAAGGATGCCATCGCATACATTTCCGATGGCCTGATCGTCTACGCCAACGACTCCTTCGCCGAACGGTTTGGTTACAAAGACCGCGACGACGTCGAATACCAGCCCCTGATCGACATGCTCACCGACGGCGAACAGGAAGACGCGCGCGAGTTTCTGCGCCAGTGCGCCATCCGCAATAACGAAGTGGAAGCCCAGGAGTGGCAGTTCACCGCCAAGACCACTGGCGGCACCCCGCTCCCCACCAAGGCCGAAGTACTCACCACCGTGTACGACGAGGAGCGCTGTCTGCAGGTCCGTATCGCCGCCAGCAGCGGTAGTACTGAAGAGCTGGAAGCACAGCTCACCGAAGCAAAATTCCGCGATGCCGCCACTGGCCTGTACAACCGCCAGCGTTTCGTACAGCTGCTGGAAAGCGCGATCCAGTCCGCCGCCGGCTCCCAGCGCACCGGCGGCCTGATGTATATCGAAATTGATCGTTTCGAAGAATCCGTGCAGCAAATCCTGGGCGTCGCCGGTGTCGACGACCTGCACAAAAAGTTGGCCGAGTTGCTACAAGGCAACGTGCGTCGCGGCGATGTGATCGCACGCTACGGAGAAAACAGTTACTGCCTGCTGATGCCGGAAACCACACCGGACAGCGCCGAAGCCCGCGCCAGGGAACTGCTGCAGAAAATTGCCGACACCATTTTCGAAGCCGCCGGCAAGACACTGCATATTACTGCCTCCATCGGTATATCCCTGCTGAGCGAAACTTCCGGCAATGCCGACAAAGTGCTCGAACAGGCCACCAAAGCCCACCAGCAGAGCCTCACCAACGCCAGTGGCAACAGCTTTACTCTCTACGAGCCTGACAGCCAGCAACAGGACGACGCCGACACTTACCACCGCGCCCGCGTCACCCAGGCTCTGGAAGCCGGCAACCTCAAACTGCTGTACCAGCCCATCCTTAGCCTTCAGGGCAGTGGCGAGAAGATCTACGAAGTACTGGTACGCCTCGTCGACGGCAAGGAGGAACTCTCCCCCATCGCCTTCCTCGAAGCACTCGGCGATGCTGGCCTGTCCACCAAAATGGACCGCTGGGTAATCCTCAGAGCAATCAAGGCCGCCGCCGCACAAATCGCCAAGGGCGTAGAAGTTTCCCTGATCCTGCATCTCACCGCCGCTTCGCTGACCGACAGCAGCCTGCCCGCCTGGCTCGGGGTCGCCTTCAAGGCCTCCAAGGTGCCACCCAAAGCGGTGACCTTCCAGCTGCGTGCAGAAGACATCAACAGCAACCTGCACGCCAGCCGCGACTTCGCCAATCTGGTACAGGACATGGGCTGTCGCGTTGCAGTCTGCCACTTCGGCACCGGCCTGAGCCCGTTCAAGGCGCTGGAACACGTCAAGGTCGACATCGCCAAGATCGACGCCTCTTTCGTGCGTGAAGTCCAGGACGAAGGCGAAGACAGCGAGACGCTGCTCAAGCTGGTGGGCCAGCTCAAAACCATCGATACCCAGGTCATAGTCCCGCACATCGAACAGGCCAGCATGCTGCCTACCCTGTGGCAATCCGGCACCGACTACATCCAGGGCTACTATGTACAACCGCCCGGGGACGATATGGATTTTGATTTCAGCCTGGACTGA